The sequence CGGACTCGCGGTGGACGACCCTGCGCTACGAGGGGAACCGGAGTTCGACGCTCTCCGTCGCCAACACGACGATTCGTGACGCCCGGGACGGCATCACGGTCGCCAGCGACGCTGGCCAGATCGTCGTTCGCGACTCGACGGTCCGCGATATCTCGCGCCACGGGATCGCCGTGACCGACGTCGCGACGACGCCAGCGATCGACGTGCGGGGATCGTCGTTCGCGGCCATCGGCGGACACGGCGTCGCGGCCACACCGTCCACCGGAGCGCTGGAGGCCATCTCGCTCCGCCCGAGTACGAGTGAGCGGGACGAAACCGCCAGCCACGTGTTGACCCTGGAACCGGGCGTCGAAACGACTGGCGACGAGGTGGTCCTCGCCTACGGCCGACACGGCGACGTCTCCGGGATCGGGGCATCGGACGTCGGGCGGTTCGGCATCGACGTCGATGACGACGGGGACCTCGAACAGGGCCTGTCCTCACGGATCACGGACCTGACGGTCGACGATGGCACCGTGAGGATTTCGCTGTCCGAGTCCGTCACGATCCCCGGAGACGGTCGTCTCGTCCTCGAACTATCGGGGGTCCGGAACCCGGCCACGCGCGGAATCTACCGGGTCGACGTCGGCATCGACGCGGACGGGGTCCCACAGCTCTCAAACGGCGTGCACGCGCCGCTCGCCATCGGCGCCATCACGACGGAGTACGCGGAGACGACCGTCGTGGAGCCGACGACCGTCCGCTCGCTCTCGGTGCAAAAGACGTCGTTCGATGACGTCGGCGGCGACGGCGTCCGTCTCGATGCGGACTCGATCAGCCGGCTTCGTCTCGGCGGGAACACACTCGAGGCGGTCGACGGCGCGGGGATCGGACTGCGGGGTCGAACGATCGACGGATCCCTTCGATCGAATCGGATTCGCGCCGGAGCGGCCGGCATCCATATCGCGGTGCGCGATGGGGTCGGTCTCCTTACGATTGCGAACAACGAGGTTCGCGAGAGCGCAACGGGCCTCAGTGTGCGCCAATCGGGCTCCCGCGTTCGCGCGAACCTCGATATGGCGATCGACCACAACGTGTTCGCCGACAACGCGGGTCACGGGATCCGCGTGAACGCTGCACGCGGTCGATTGACTGGCGGGTCGATTTCGAATAACACCCTCAGAGATAACAAACGGGACGGAGCGTCGCTGGTCGTGGATGGTATCGACGGCGTTCGCATCGCCGACAATCTCATCCACGACAATGGCGATGACGGAGTGTCCCTTCGGACGCGGGGGGTCGCGTCGACGGCGCTGACCGAAAACGAGTTCGCGCGGAATCAGGGCGATGGGCTGGCGATCGACGCGCGCGGGTCGATTCGGGAACTATCGGTGCGAAACGTGACGGCTTCGGACAACGGCGGCCACGGACTGGCGATACATACCGACATCGTCGCCCACGACGTGACGATCGCCAATGACCGGATCACGAACAACGGCGGCGCGGGCGTCCTCGTGACGAGCCCGCTGACCCATGGCGGCCGTGTGGCGATCACCGACTCCCTGGTGGCCGCGAACGCGTACGGGATCCACATCGGCGGCGCGCTCCGGGCGAACGTGTCGAAGAACGCCGTCGTCTTCAATACCAACGAACACGTCGAGCCGGTCCCCATCGAGGGTGTCCAGCCGGGAACGGGTATCAGCGTCACAGAGGGAGCGGCCGGCGTGGTGTTCGACCGGGGCGATGCGGCCGTCCGGCTGTCGGAACTCGTCGCCAATCAGCGCGTGGACGTTCAACTCGAAACCGTCGGACCGAACGTCGAGACGGCGGTCGTCCTCCGTACAGACGGGGACGGTCACACTCGCCTGCGGGAGGAGGCGGCCCTCCCGGTGGCGACGCTGCTCCGCGATCTACCGACCGGCGTCGCGCTCTCGACCGCCGATGACGCAGGCGTATCGGTGGCCGGGAACGACGTGTACGGGCATGAACGGGGGATGACGGTGGACGTCGACCCGCTGATCGACGCCAATACGACAGGGCGATTGCTCGTCGAGGACCTGCGAACGGTCGCCGCCGAGAACACCTACTGGGGGGTGGGAACCGGCCCCTTCCACGACTCGATCCTGCCGTCGGGCGATGGCGATGCCGTCCTCACCCATGCGGGTTGGGTGGACTTCGTCCCGTACGCGACGGCCCCACACCGAGAGCGCCACGAGCGACCCGTGGCGGCACTCTCCGCGCCCGATACCGCAGTTCCGAACGAGACCGTGATCATCGACGGGGGCGACTCGACCGCTTCGACCGGGACGGTTGCCCGGTATCACTTCGTCGTCGATGGTGCCGACCGCAGCGCGGGGACCGGGTCCACGTACGCCTTCGAGATGCCGTCCGATCCCGTGACGGCCCGGCTCGTGGTAGAAGACGAGCTGGGCGTGGACGGCGCAAATTCCGCCACCGTGACGATCCAACCGGCACCGCCCGAAACTACCACGGAGACGACTGGCGCTCCGACGGAGACGACGACCGGGGCGCCGACGACCGAGCCGGGAGCCGATGGATCCGGACTGGCCGGAACGGTGGTAACCGTCCTCGGTGGTCTCTCGTACCTGATCGCGGTGGTGCTTGGCGGCTACGGCATGGTGATGACGCTCCGCCAGCGTGATCCGCCCTACGACGGGCTGACGGTCCACATCTTCGCCGTCGCCGCGGTGGTCGTCTGGGGCGTCGGCGGACTGCTCTTTGGCGGTGCCGGAATCCGGCTGGCCGCTCTCGGCGGCCTGCTCTGGGCCGTCCTGACCGGTATCGCATACGTCCTCGCGACCCGGTAATCCCTCGATATGGGGGACGTCTTACCGTCCGGAATATGCAAAAGTCCACATCCTGGGGGAGGAGAAAGTGGATGTGGACCTTGGCTCCTTGCGGAGCCACCTAAATGTTTAGGGTGCAGGAAGGTATGCCTTCTGGTGGCGGGCCGACGGCACTTCCTCCTGTACCACCAAACGGGGAAATGTGGGGGGAGCCGCTACCCCCCTTCGCTCGACCGGCGATGGCCCCGTTACTACTTTGTGCTGGCGAGAAAAGGTGGTGCCGATGACGAGACTGTACGGGGAGCGCCGACTGCAGGTCATTTTCGGCGTCACTCTGATGGGCGTGATGGGCGTCAGTCTTATCTCGCCCGTCTTCCCCGCGATGGTCGACCACTTCGGGATCACCGACAGTCAGGTCGGGCTCGTGGTGTTGGCGTACACCCTGCCTGGGATCGTCGTGGCGCTCTTCATCGGGGTACTGGCCGATCGATACGGACGCAAACGCGTACTGTTACCCCTTCTGATTCTGTTCGGGGTGGCTGGCGGGGGTGGCGCGCTCGCTCCCGACTTCCGAACCCTTCTCGTTCTCCGTGCTTTCCAGGGTGTCGGCGGCGCTGGCCTCGTGACCCTCTCCACGACGCTCATTGGGGACTACTACGACGGCCCGGAGCGGGGAGCGGCGATGGGACTCAACGCGAGCATTTTGAGCATCGCGACGGCGACCTACCCCTTCGTGGGGGGACTCCTGGGCACTATCGGCTGGTACGCCCCCTTCGTCCTCTTCGTGCTGGCCGTCCCGATGGCCGTCTGGGCGCTCGTCGAACTCGTCGAACCCACGTCGGCGGAATCTGTGGATTTCTACACCTACGCCCGGCGGATCGGCCACATCGCGGCGTCCGCGGACACGCTCGTGGGGGCTTTCGCCGCGTTCCTGGCGTTCGTGGTGCTCTACGGCGGCATCATCACGTACTTCCCGTTACTCGTCGAGCAACGCTTTGGGTCGTCGTCTGTAATCATCGGCGGGTTACAGTCCTCGATGTCCGTCGTCGTGGCCATCGTCAGCAGCCAGACCGGTACGCTCGTCGAGCGGTTCTCCGAGCGATCGCTGTTCACCGTCGGGTTCGTCGGCTACGGCGTGGGCCTCCTCGGACTCCCGCTCGCACCGACGGCCGCGTGGCTGCTCGCTCCGCTCGCTGTGTTCGGTCTGGGGCACGGTCTGGTCGTACCGAGCGTCCAGACCTTCATGACGAAGCTGGCGCCGAGTCAGTTCCGGGCGGCCACGATGAGCCTCTACAACATCGCGTTGCGACTTGGTCAGACGCTCGGTCCAGTGGTGTTTGGAGCCCTCTACGTGTTCGGCTTCGACCGCCTCTTCTTCGCGGGTGGCGCCGTCGCCATCGCGGGGTTCGTTGTGCTCGCCGCGAGTCGACGATTCCTGGCGCCACAGTCACGTCGTTCCGGTAGCGCCGGGTGACAGCGAACGCGACGCCGCGATGACCAGGCTCGTCAGTCCCCGGCGGCGTGCG is a genomic window of Halanaeroarchaeum sulfurireducens containing:
- a CDS encoding right-handed parallel beta-helix repeat-containing protein, which translates into the protein MQPLTRRLLTLVLLIGLVTAGVAAVAPAVSGETPDVTFVEEDVAEDTTWTAEDGPYRVIRDVEVAAGSTLVIEPGTEVQFAEGTTLSVAGSLYANGTDTAGVTFATTPGASADSRWTTLRYEGNRSSTLSVANTTIRDARDGITVASDAGQIVVRDSTVRDISRHGIAVTDVATTPAIDVRGSSFAAIGGHGVAATPSTGALEAISLRPSTSERDETASHVLTLEPGVETTGDEVVLAYGRHGDVSGIGASDVGRFGIDVDDDGDLEQGLSSRITDLTVDDGTVRISLSESVTIPGDGRLVLELSGVRNPATRGIYRVDVGIDADGVPQLSNGVHAPLAIGAITTEYAETTVVEPTTVRSLSVQKTSFDDVGGDGVRLDADSISRLRLGGNTLEAVDGAGIGLRGRTIDGSLRSNRIRAGAAGIHIAVRDGVGLLTIANNEVRESATGLSVRQSGSRVRANLDMAIDHNVFADNAGHGIRVNAARGRLTGGSISNNTLRDNKRDGASLVVDGIDGVRIADNLIHDNGDDGVSLRTRGVASTALTENEFARNQGDGLAIDARGSIRELSVRNVTASDNGGHGLAIHTDIVAHDVTIANDRITNNGGAGVLVTSPLTHGGRVAITDSLVAANAYGIHIGGALRANVSKNAVVFNTNEHVEPVPIEGVQPGTGISVTEGAAGVVFDRGDAAVRLSELVANQRVDVQLETVGPNVETAVVLRTDGDGHTRLREEAALPVATLLRDLPTGVALSTADDAGVSVAGNDVYGHERGMTVDVDPLIDANTTGRLLVEDLRTVAAENTYWGVGTGPFHDSILPSGDGDAVLTHAGWVDFVPYATAPHRERHERPVAALSAPDTAVPNETVIIDGGDSTASTGTVARYHFVVDGADRSAGTGSTYAFEMPSDPVTARLVVEDELGVDGANSATVTIQPAPPETTTETTGAPTETTTGAPTTEPGADGSGLAGTVVTVLGGLSYLIAVVLGGYGMVMTLRQRDPPYDGLTVHIFAVAAVVVWGVGGLLFGGAGIRLAALGGLLWAVLTGIAYVLATR
- a CDS encoding MFS transporter, with product MTRLYGERRLQVIFGVTLMGVMGVSLISPVFPAMVDHFGITDSQVGLVVLAYTLPGIVVALFIGVLADRYGRKRVLLPLLILFGVAGGGGALAPDFRTLLVLRAFQGVGGAGLVTLSTTLIGDYYDGPERGAAMGLNASILSIATATYPFVGGLLGTIGWYAPFVLFVLAVPMAVWALVELVEPTSAESVDFYTYARRIGHIAASADTLVGAFAAFLAFVVLYGGIITYFPLLVEQRFGSSSVIIGGLQSSMSVVVAIVSSQTGTLVERFSERSLFTVGFVGYGVGLLGLPLAPTAAWLLAPLAVFGLGHGLVVPSVQTFMTKLAPSQFRAATMSLYNIALRLGQTLGPVVFGALYVFGFDRLFFAGGAVAIAGFVVLAASRRFLAPQSRRSGSAG